Within the Pseudorasbora parva isolate DD20220531a chromosome 15, ASM2467924v1, whole genome shotgun sequence genome, the region tattattattattattattattattattattattattattattattattattattattattatcatcatcatcattatcactATAAATGCCTTAGACAACAAGACAAAATAtgtaaaagttattttaaaagagGAACATTCATATAATTTGACGGAGCTTGTGGAAAAAAGCAAAAACCTTAATGACTTTTAAATGTAACACTGCATCATTCCCAAATGCGTGCTTTGTCAGAAATATTgcaaatgtttttctttaatttattataattttgatTATAAATGCTAAGTCTGATTGAATGTCTGTCATTATTAGTTTCAACTCATTTGTTtgcatgtatatttacttattgTTTTCGAATAAACGTGACAAACATTTCATTAAACAATACATAGCAAGAAACCACACTCAAAATCCCCCGCGTTCTGTTCATCAAAATTTGCTTAATTAGTTAATCGTGTTAAcgcgatttttttttaaaagattttttgtaacattgtcACAACTTAAATTCTGTTCATCCACCGTACTATATTTAAAGCTGAAATTTACTTAATCCATTTGTGTTAAATACATGAATCATTCTACataactgggcagtggatctgttgtttccagcatgctttgcagGGGACTGCATATTAGGAGAGAAATTTAGAGATTCAGAAACGTGTGCCCAATTTCACTAAGATCTACttctggcttaatctaagccccaTGAAATCTTTCTCTAAGGACCAACCAAGCCCACGTGTAATTAATGTTTATTAGTGTTATCTGTAGATTTCCATTTCTGTAGGCTAGTCTATTCTTTTGCTTTTGGTTGTTGTCCTGAAAAAACCTCAAAACAAATGGTATCTCCGAAAAGCTGTGAATATGTGCTCTTTTGACCACGGGTATATttccagttgtcactgatgatgTCATTTGGGCCTTTCTGGATTACGATTCCGCCATTAAAATGATGTTTAATTATTCCAGATGCTGTGTGAAAAGACTATAAATGATTCgtcacctgcagcatcctcacatgcgatAGCCGGAATCCTTCTTTATATATAGCCTACAGACTTCACGTTAAGTATGCTTGAATTTCCTGCAGAATGCtaccagtaccactcaaattagGTATAACACATTATAATAACCTTACCGTTGTGAATCGGGCTAAGGTAAGGAGATACTTTTGAACAATGGCCGCATTATgtactaattaaaaaaatgattacagattttttttaaccctAAAAATACAGACAGCAGCTTTACGTTATGCATTCTAAGTTAAGTTATGTGGGTAAAACCCTACTATCTCTATGCGTCTATGCACATTTTCTAGGCTACCATTGTATAAATCATGTCTTTTATCATTTTATGTTCTATATCTGTTGTAAACAGTACCAAAGGAGTCATTTCTATTGAAAATAATTCTCACATTTTAATTCTGTATAAAGACGACAAGATTTTTAAAAGCATGTGAAACAAACTCCAAATAAGTCCAGACTTTAAACTGGTAATGTATGTCACTGTCTACTTCAACAAACAGCCTAGTTGGTACAGAGTGTCCCTTTTTGAAGATCAACATTTAACCTCATCATTTATAAATCTCAAAAAGAAAATCAATCATTCCAGTAAAAgacaaatcacaaaaaaaagacattcatcACAGTATGTTATTTGTGCACCAAAATAAGAAATGCATTATGAAATCTTAAGAAGCATGGTGAAAGGTGTCAGTGCAGCAAATTGCTGCATTTACGCCATGCTGCAATTACCGTAATTACAAGATGACAACTTGTGATGGAGCTTTTCACAACCTCGAAATAATGTgtttatatgccaaaatgatCACTGGCAAAATGAATCTGCCGTGGTTAGGGGGCTGTGGTCATGTGGTACAGGTCAGAGCTTGTTGTAATCAGGTAATTCCGACATAACGCGAAAGCACCTTCAGCAAGTGTGTAGAAATCATGTAAACATGAATGTGATTTATGCAGAAATCAATCTGCATTTACTTGAAAATTATCAAACTGTGCATATTCAAAAGAATAAGTTCCTAGTGCAGCCCAGCCATTCTTGGGTTCGAGAACAACAGCGTTCTTCCACAGTGTATAGCCATTCAGCATTCCTGAGGCAAAATATCCCTGCAGACCAAAATATGtgcatttaaaaacaaagataTAGTTAATAGCAATAAGATTGCACATGTGTGTGTAGATTTTACCTTTACTCTAAGGGTTAAGGTATACCATACACCTGCCCTTGTTCCTGACAGCCCTTCAGCAAGCACCCTCTTTCCACCTTTAATACATAAAGATCAGtcacaatacaataaaaatggTAAATTTAGGTATGAACCAAACTAAATTAAAGTTGTAATCAGGGTTAAAAGATTTTCATATAGCATAGCCTAAGGAGATACAAAAAAACATTGGCATGCACTAGTGTTGTGCGCAAATAGGGGGGTGGGGCATTACTTTACTTACTTTGTTTTACATTATGTGCATTTACAGTGTAATCACTTACCGTAAGAAAGTACTGGTTAATATAAGGTAACTACatggtttaaagggttagtttacccaaaaatgaaaattctgtcattaattactcacactcatgtcgttccaaaccggTAAGACCTTTGTtgaaatgaagatattttagatgaaatctgagagctctcggatccctccatagacagctattttTCAAGGTTCAGataggtagtaaagacatcattaaaatagtccatgtgtcCAGGTtgacagtggttcaaccttaatttcaTGAAGCAACAAAAAGAccttttttgcgcacaaaaagtattcacagaaacaaacagaaataattactttattcaacaatttcggTCTGGCCAGCCGCCAGTGCCAGCCTCCTACACAGTTTACATTGCAGCTCCCATGCATGCGCTGTGGACGACTCGTGGTGCTCACATGGACAGCATCGGCTGCCGTAGATCTCGAGAACGCTGCACTATTCACAACGGAAACTGCTAGGAGACAGGCACAGGCTAGActgaaattgttgaataaagttatttttgtttgtttttgcacacaaaaagtattcttgtcacttcttaaaattaaggttgaactaCTGGAGTCTACATGGACTActacatggactattttaacaatgcttttaatttctttctggaccttgaaagtgttaattaaatagctgCCTATGAAGGGGCCTGAGAGCTCTtgaatttcatcaaaaagaccttaatttgtgttccaaagatgaatgaaagtataacaggtttggaacgacatgagaatAAGTAAACAATGACTTTTTGTTTGAACAATGATTTTTTAGGTGAATTAAAGTTAGGTTAAGGGGTAGATGTAGATGGATGTAGTTCTGTAGTTTGTTTTAAACTCATTTTCATCTGTGGCACAAGCTTTGGTTCTGTGGTGATGTTATCATGAAATGATGTAGGCCCTAATATTAATTTGATAATACTAACtcgataataataatttaacactTTAATGTGAAAAGGAGTCAATTACATCTTAATTTAGTCAAAGGCATCAGCCATTAGCAATATCTTGTATTTTGTCATATCATATACTGCACTACTAATAACACAAAGAACAAATAGATTTGCAACAGTCGCTTTGATGAGTCCAGTGTGGCTAGCTTCTAGCTGTTGCACTGCGCCATAGACACGGTGTCAGCTGTAATTTTGATATTCTGGCTTATTTCcaatatttctgttttagttAATAGAAGTTCTGAATGGCTGGTGAGAGAAATCTTAATTTCAAACCCTGTTTGTAACAATATAACCAAACATGAACACATTGTATACAAAGAAAGGGAAATACAAAATTGTTACCTATGTCATTTGTCACTTTATAGGTTCCATTTGCAAAAAGCCAATAAAAGACACCCTTTGCTTCTCGTACGGATTCTCCACCTTGATCAACCCTGGCTGCCAGGAACGCTCCTCCAGAGATGGGTGTCTCAATGAGGACGTCACAGGATACATTGAGGTCTGTCCTATAGTTAGACAAGAGTGAAGTTTGGTTATGTGATTATGAGGTAaaacatacaacaaaatatcttgCAAAGTGCAGGTTCTAAATAGAAAATATAGATCCTTGCACACTCAAATCCTTCGTAGGTGTGGTTGGATAAACATCCAATATAAATTGTGATGTCTAAAATGAATTCCAACAAATTACTCAAATTTGCATCACAAAATTTCGGTCAACTGACCTTCATAAGgcttaaaacacacaaaaataacagcaattaaacattttgtatgatgtgttgtatttttttaaaaatttatcttttttatagatatgttaaatgttttttgtttggttATTAATGATTTACTTAATGCAGGGGTGTTTCCTCTGAGGAGTCAGATTGCATAAAGATGGATTTCTGTAACCTGCTAGAATATCTGTTCTATTTTTGCAAAGATGTTATGATTTGTCTTTAAACAATTTGTCTTTATGATTGTAATAAAACAGACATTAAACAAATATAtcaaacatagactgtaaaaaaatatggacgtagtgtctgtgacgtcacccataggattccgataagcccttctaaagcgtaaagtagagacgggCTAGCCAGCCCGTCATGTATCAcgcccagataacagaaaataggcaaaaaaatgggcaaagaggcgcaatgactaacagactaaatggctatccacctgtcactcaaagtgaccacgtccttaattatgcagaactttaaggctttatataatgtaaaccaggggtccccaaactcagtcctggagggccactgtcctgcagagtttagctccaaccccaatcaaacacacctgaaccagctaatcaatgtctttatAGGACCTagtaagacattgattagctgtttggagctaaactctgcaggacagcggcccttcAGGACCGAGTCTGGGGACCCCTGATGTAAACTAATGAGTTTCATTTCACCCCCctcagttgtcatgaagagAAAAATTTGctgtataggccaaaaccacaatttgtaccaagctgtaaacatgtttttttctgctgtaaagttgggaatttggCCTAGTGGCCAGTTTAGGAATTGCGGTTTACATTACTTTCGAATTGGATTCAAGAGAGATCGCTGGAGGTTGCAGCTTTATATCAACATAAATaaccattaaaaatgacatattaCAGCATTAAATGGCAACTTTACACATACATACTGAGATAAATTTGCATTTTGCCTCCCAAACAGGGACAGCACAGGTCAAGCTCCCAGTACAGAATAATAGGGAATATCCCAGAGGACAGTGGAAGTGACCGTGACAGCAGTGATGAGGAGTATGAGCTAGCAAAGCCCAGCTCTTGGTTTCCGCATACATGTAACTACCGTTATAGTTCCTACATTATgcgatttattgttattatattatacattattgtttttaataactGAGCTGATATACATAGCATAACATGCCataataaaaacacaatgtTCCATATAGTTATCTGTGGCTTCCGTATCCACCACATACGTAGAcagataaataatttttaaataaaacaaaattttgTACTAATGAAAATAGATTTAAATTTTagcattatattaaaataataaaaataatattttaaaaatctagATAATGATTTTCATAATTCATGCATGAAAGGGTTAAAAAGTGTATAAATCACTGTTTTTTAACATAACTGTTTTATAAATCACTAAGTTCTCTTAATGAGTAGCTTTTAAATGTACTGATACTGCGTGATACAAAGGTTGATTAACTGTAATGttgcaaataaaatattgtgATGATGCAAATTTGAGTAAAGTGTGTTCCCTCATATTTCACTGGCTCATCAAAATATCAGAAATACCAGCTGTAATCTCCTATGATGCTGATGGTCTGGTCGGCATCTCTAGCCCATGTGACTGGCCGTTCAGTGATCACTTGTCGTAAAGTAAAGGCGTGAGAGCCATTATCTGTGTGGTTTCTGAAGTACTCAAACACACCGGTTTGATCAGCAAAATATGGAGCCTCAGAGAATGGAGGGATATCTTTGAATGAAAAGAAATGTTGTTAGGAATGTCAGCTGAGTCAATGCCAATAGTTTCCTTTTGGCACTAATATTGCTTACCGATACTGAAATCATCAGAGTATTTCTTCGGAAATGGGCGGGATTTGGGAGGCTCTGGGTAGAAACCTCTTTGTCCAGTGGTGAGTGTTGTGATTGTGTAAACTTCATCGACATCCAGTTTTAAGGTGAAGACACCATTATAGACCTGTGTGGAAACATGAAGGTTAATTTACTGCTAATTCTGCACTGtgttaaaacatgaaacatggaCTGAAGTAATTGAAATATACCTTAATAGGACTACTTCGCACAAAGAGCGTATCTTTTTTGGTCTCAAAATCCAATTTTGAGTACCACACTTGAAGGTCAGTGAGATgtgactgaaaaaaaaatatgaaagcaGAAAATTAAGCCTTAAGGTTAAGAAATAAAAGGATAGAAATATCAAGGACAGACAGAACAGCACTTACAAAAGAACCTTTGAGCTGAAATGTGACTTTCTGAGGGGAGACGTCAAAGGGGGGTAGAGAAGGACGAATGCACTGAGAGTGATTGTGTGTCTACCAAAGGAGACAGGGAGGAGTGTTTATATTGTCTATAGTGGTCAAAATAAATGAT harbors:
- the galca gene encoding galactocerebrosidase isoform X2; translation: MHSKDERNFFRGYEWWLMKEAKKRNPNIKLIGLPWAFPGWVGYGTQWPYFFPNVTANYIITWIMGAKKHHNLDIDYIGIWNEKTCDPSYIKVLRVILDRAGYTNIGIIAADGDWSIAAAMLNDSYLNDAIEVIGVHYPGTHTVKEALLTERKLWSSEDYSTFNDNIGAGCWARILNQNYVNGRMTSTISWNLIASYYENLSFGGDGLMTAEEPWSGHYVVESPIWMTAHTTQFTQPGWFYLQTVGNLTSGGSYVALTDRKGNLTIVIETMTHNHSQCIRPSLPPFDVSPQKVTFQLKGSFSHLTDLQVWYSKLDFETKKDTLFVRSSPIKVYNGVFTLKLDVDEVYTITTLTTGQRGFYPEPPKSRPFPKKYSDDFSIDIPPFSEAPYFADQTGVFEYFRNHTDNGSHAFTLRQVITERPVTWARDADQTISIIGDYSWTDLNVSCDVLIETPISGGAFLAARVDQGGESVREAKGVFYWLFANGTYKVTNDIGGKRVLAEGLSGTRAGVWYTLTLRVKGYFASGMLNGYTLWKNAVVLEPKNGWAALGTYSFEYAQFDNFQVNAD